A portion of the Oxynema aestuarii AP17 genome contains these proteins:
- a CDS encoding DNA cytosine methyltransferase: protein MQPFIFSFFSGAGFLDLGFEKAGFKIVHASDISSDFIHAYKFSRRNLKLPLPEYGCHSGEAGDIKEFIDGNSKTYFEDIITEARRATDIIGFIGGPPCPDFSIGGKNRGREGNLGKLSTSYIEIICQYKPDFFLFENVKGLWKTKKHRFFYEELKRKAIKSGYILTENLINSIEYGVPQDRERIILIGFNNRVLRDNNLLNHSDSVEKLFPWDKYTSYSKDVLLNYNWPSRNTFGENSILPCPDNISLELTVEFWFSCKNQVKEHFNASHHFKPRSGKAKFMSIEEGDNSRKSFKRLHRWRYSPTACYGNNEVHLHPYKPRRISVAEALAIQSMPRNFIFPDNLSLTSMFKAIGNGVPYLAAQGIAKSIFDFLLKPQSYDKIQSKKLDIQLVLPLEL from the coding sequence ATGCAACCTTTTATTTTTTCATTTTTCTCCGGTGCAGGTTTCCTAGATTTAGGGTTTGAAAAGGCTGGTTTTAAAATTGTTCATGCCAGCGATATTTCTTCCGATTTTATTCATGCTTATAAATTCTCTAGAAGAAATTTAAAGTTACCACTTCCAGAATATGGCTGCCATTCAGGAGAAGCAGGAGACATAAAAGAATTTATCGATGGCAACAGTAAAACGTATTTTGAAGATATTATTACTGAAGCTCGTCGTGCCACGGATATCATTGGCTTTATTGGTGGCCCACCTTGTCCCGATTTCTCAATTGGTGGTAAAAATAGAGGAAGAGAAGGAAATTTAGGTAAATTATCTACCTCATATATCGAAATTATTTGTCAATACAAGCCCGATTTTTTTTTATTTGAAAATGTTAAAGGTTTGTGGAAAACAAAAAAGCACAGATTCTTCTATGAAGAACTAAAAAGAAAAGCAATAAAATCGGGATATATTTTGACCGAAAATCTAATTAATAGCATAGAATATGGTGTTCCTCAAGATCGAGAAAGAATTATTTTGATTGGATTCAACAATCGTGTACTACGCGATAACAATCTTTTAAATCATTCTGATTCAGTGGAAAAACTATTTCCTTGGGATAAATATACTTCCTATTCAAAAGATGTGCTTTTAAATTACAATTGGCCTTCCCGGAATACTTTTGGCGAAAATTCTATTCTTCCCTGTCCTGACAATATTTCTCTAGAATTAACCGTTGAGTTTTGGTTTTCTTGTAAAAACCAAGTGAAAGAACATTTCAATGCAAGTCACCACTTTAAACCGAGATCTGGCAAGGCTAAATTCATGTCAATTGAAGAAGGCGATAATTCTCGCAAATCCTTTAAGAGACTCCATCGATGGCGATATTCTCCTACCGCTTGTTATGGTAATAATGAAGTTCATTTACACCCCTATAAACCTCGTCGTATTTCTGTCGCCGAAGCTTTAGCAATTCAATCGATGCCTAGAAATTTTATCTTTCCCGATAATTTATCTTTAACAAGTATGTTCAAAGCAATTGGCAATGGAGTTCCCTATTTAGCTGCTCAAGGAATTGCTAAAAGTATCTTTGACTTTTTGTTAAAACCGCAAAGTTATGATAAAATTCAATCTAAAAAACTTGATATTCAGCTTGTTTTACCTCTAGAATTATGA
- a CDS encoding WD40 repeat domain-containing protein, giving the protein MMKVSHNWQKDRILTAHSSPVVTVAFSPDGRQLASGSVDTTVQLWDVATGKEGKILVGHEDFVNAVVFLPDGDAVATASLDGTIKLWDVATGEEQKSWLAHPKPIEAIAISPDSRTLASVSWDKTVKLWNLATGEATRTLTGHSKPIVAVAIAPDGETVASGSWDCSVKLWNADTGQLRQTAIAHSRAVETVAFSPDGETLASGDLDGRAILWNVATGEKLHEWTEHADSISEVAFSPDGEVLATASTDGTIKLWAIASGKSIATLRGHSSYVLAVAFSPDGTILATGSQDKSVILWGVD; this is encoded by the coding sequence ATGATGAAGGTATCCCACAATTGGCAGAAAGATCGGATACTTACCGCACATTCATCCCCGGTGGTGACCGTGGCGTTTTCGCCGGACGGACGGCAGTTAGCGAGTGGTTCGGTGGATACGACGGTGCAACTGTGGGACGTGGCGACGGGGAAAGAAGGCAAAATCTTGGTCGGTCACGAGGATTTTGTCAATGCGGTGGTGTTTTTACCGGATGGGGACGCGGTGGCGACGGCGAGTTTGGACGGGACGATTAAGTTGTGGGATGTGGCGACGGGAGAGGAACAAAAAAGCTGGTTGGCGCATCCAAAGCCGATCGAGGCGATCGCCATTTCCCCGGACAGTCGCACCCTGGCCAGCGTAAGCTGGGATAAGACGGTCAAATTGTGGAATTTGGCAACGGGAGAAGCGACGCGCACGCTTACCGGACATTCTAAACCGATCGTGGCGGTGGCGATCGCCCCGGATGGCGAAACCGTTGCCAGTGGGAGTTGGGATTGTAGCGTCAAGTTGTGGAATGCAGACACGGGTCAGTTGCGCCAGACGGCGATCGCACATTCCCGCGCCGTAGAGACGGTGGCCTTTTCTCCAGACGGCGAAACCCTTGCCAGTGGAGACCTCGACGGTCGCGCCATCCTCTGGAATGTCGCTACAGGGGAAAAGCTGCACGAGTGGACGGAACACGCGGACTCGATTTCTGAGGTGGCGTTCTCCCCGGACGGCGAAGTTCTGGCCACGGCGAGCACCGACGGTACGATTAAGTTATGGGCGATCGCCTCTGGAAAGTCAATCGCTACCTTGCGCGGTCATTCCAGTTATGTTTTAGCCGTTGCTTTCTCTCCGGACGGCACAATTTTGGCCACCGGAAGTCAGGATAAGTCGGTCATTTTGTGGGGAGTTGACTGA
- a CDS encoding nicotinate phosphoribosyltransferase → MGNELELTLKGEDYSLLTDLYELTMVACYCGEGLDSRPASFELFARSLPDHFGYAIAMGLQQAIEYLQQLRFTPAQIESLKATGIFAKAPEKFWTLLETARFTGDLWAVPEGTAVFANEPLLRVEAPLWQAQLVETYLLNTINYQTLIATRSARLRDVAGPEAILLEFGTRRAFSPQAALWAARAALAAGLDSTSNVLAALKLGRKPSGTMAHSLVMALTATEGSEMQAFRAFLHYFPGAAVLIDTYDTVEAARYLADRLQVGEFEVGGVRLDSGDLVSLSQQVRSLLPEVPIFASGDLDEWEIARLKREGAEIDGYGLGTRLVTGETFNGVYKLVEIDGMAVMKESSSKVTYPGRKQIFRRVDEDKGLGDRLALAHETAEVGEVALLQRVLKQGKRVQPPEMLEAIAERTRTAVESLSEEARRIEGAIAPSVEISAELQALTETTKHQLSS, encoded by the coding sequence ATGGGCAACGAGCTAGAACTGACACTTAAAGGCGAAGATTACAGCTTGCTGACCGATTTGTACGAGCTGACGATGGTCGCCTGTTATTGCGGCGAGGGCCTCGACAGCCGTCCGGCGAGTTTCGAGCTGTTCGCGCGATCGCTGCCCGACCACTTCGGATATGCGATCGCGATGGGCTTGCAGCAGGCGATCGAATACCTGCAACAATTGCGTTTTACCCCGGCTCAGATCGAGAGTTTGAAAGCCACGGGCATTTTCGCCAAAGCACCGGAAAAATTCTGGACGCTGTTAGAAACCGCCCGCTTTACCGGAGATCTGTGGGCCGTCCCCGAAGGAACCGCCGTATTTGCCAACGAACCGCTTTTGCGCGTCGAGGCGCCCTTGTGGCAGGCTCAACTGGTCGAAACTTACTTGCTCAATACCATTAACTATCAAACCCTAATCGCCACGCGATCGGCCCGCTTGCGCGATGTCGCCGGACCCGAGGCCATTTTGCTCGAATTTGGCACCCGGCGTGCCTTCAGTCCCCAAGCTGCCCTGTGGGCGGCCCGGGCGGCTTTAGCGGCGGGATTGGACTCGACCTCGAACGTGCTGGCGGCGCTCAAACTCGGTCGCAAACCTTCGGGAACGATGGCCCATTCCCTGGTGATGGCGCTCACGGCGACGGAAGGCAGCGAAATGCAGGCATTTAGAGCATTTTTGCATTATTTTCCCGGGGCGGCAGTATTGATCGATACTTACGATACGGTAGAGGCGGCGCGCTATTTGGCCGATCGCCTGCAAGTGGGCGAGTTTGAAGTGGGCGGAGTGCGCCTCGATTCCGGGGATTTAGTGAGTCTGTCGCAACAAGTGCGATCGCTGCTGCCGGAGGTACCCATTTTTGCCAGTGGCGACCTCGACGAATGGGAAATTGCCCGCCTCAAACGGGAAGGCGCCGAAATCGACGGCTATGGATTGGGAACGCGCTTGGTGACTGGAGAAACCTTTAACGGGGTTTATAAGTTAGTCGAAATTGACGGGATGGCGGTGATGAAAGAGTCGAGTTCTAAGGTGACCTATCCCGGACGCAAGCAGATTTTCCGGCGCGTTGACGAGGACAAGGGACTGGGCGATCGCCTCGCCTTGGCCCACGAAACTGCCGAAGTGGGAGAAGTAGCGCTTTTACAACGAGTGTTAAAACAAGGAAAACGGGTGCAACCGCCAGAAATGCTCGAAGCGATCGCCGAACGCACGCGCACTGCCGTAGAATCGCTCTCGGAAGAAGCACGCCGCATCGAAGGGGCGATCGCCCCGTCCGTGGAGATTTCAGCCGAATTGCAAGCGCTGACGGAAACCACGAAACATCAATTGTCTAGCTAA
- a CDS encoding phospholipase D-like domain-containing protein, with amino-acid sequence MNGLIWWMGGSAIGIFALIFFVLYIRGTFRDRVEYKIEHLPNPEAEYFPLAIASLSNSVVTSGYCTDFWNDPDRIQRARLEAIQKARRTIHFETFFMTPGRRANDFADAIADRAIAGVEVKLIVDDYGTSQLPKSYWQRLQNAGVKIRIFNAFNWKAPANYAGRSHRKLLLVDGELGLVGGAGISDRWDGWPKIGDTQPWFDCEFRLEGAIVSVLEGMFLQHWTYCGGQGNLSKEMFIPHEDSENNPQFIVTPGANPSYRSSGIRALFQTAIIAARKRIWLASPYFLPDPNSRKMLVAARNRGIDVQILTTSQRCDKQFVYYASYETYGKLLKAGIKIHQHQPSMLHAKLLLIDDCWVSTGSANFDPRSFFHNDELDFSSGDRTLVGYVQKAFEEGFARSQTVSFSDWKARSLEQRLMGRLVSFIQWEL; translated from the coding sequence ATGAATGGTCTAATTTGGTGGATGGGAGGGAGTGCGATCGGCATTTTCGCTCTCATCTTTTTTGTACTTTATATTCGCGGAACTTTTCGCGATCGCGTCGAATACAAAATCGAACATCTCCCCAATCCCGAAGCCGAATATTTCCCGTTGGCGATCGCCAGTTTATCCAATTCGGTCGTGACTTCCGGTTATTGTACGGACTTTTGGAACGACCCCGATCGCATTCAACGCGCGCGTCTCGAAGCGATTCAAAAAGCGCGTCGCACGATCCATTTTGAAACCTTTTTCATGACTCCCGGACGGCGCGCCAATGACTTCGCCGACGCGATCGCCGACCGCGCGATCGCCGGAGTTGAAGTCAAGTTAATTGTAGACGATTACGGAACCAGTCAACTCCCGAAAAGTTACTGGCAGCGTTTGCAAAATGCAGGGGTAAAAATCCGCATTTTCAACGCTTTTAATTGGAAAGCGCCTGCCAATTATGCCGGACGCAGCCACCGTAAATTATTACTTGTCGATGGTGAATTAGGGTTGGTGGGAGGTGCGGGAATTTCCGATCGCTGGGATGGCTGGCCAAAAATTGGCGATACTCAACCGTGGTTCGATTGCGAATTCCGCTTAGAAGGGGCGATCGTTTCGGTTTTAGAAGGGATGTTTCTCCAACATTGGACGTACTGTGGCGGTCAAGGGAATCTCTCTAAAGAAATGTTTATTCCTCATGAAGATAGCGAGAATAACCCGCAATTTATCGTCACGCCGGGAGCTAATCCCAGCTATCGATCGTCGGGAATTAGAGCTTTATTTCAAACCGCCATTATTGCCGCCAGAAAGCGCATTTGGTTGGCGAGTCCTTACTTTTTACCCGATCCGAACTCTCGTAAAATGCTCGTCGCCGCCAGGAACCGAGGGATTGACGTCCAAATTTTAACCACCAGCCAGCGTTGCGACAAACAGTTTGTTTATTATGCTTCTTACGAGACTTATGGCAAATTACTCAAAGCTGGGATTAAGATTCACCAACACCAGCCGAGTATGCTGCACGCGAAGTTATTATTAATCGATGATTGTTGGGTGAGTACGGGGAGTGCGAATTTCGACCCGCGCAGTTTTTTTCACAACGACGAACTCGATTTTTCCAGTGGCGATCGCACCTTAGTCGGTTACGTCCAAAAAGCTTTTGAGGAAGGCTTCGCGCGATCGCAAACCGTGAGTTTCTCCGACTGGAAGGCGCGATCGCTCGAACAGCGTTTGATGGGTCGTTTGGTCAGTTTCATTCAGTGGGAACTGTAA
- a CDS encoding DUF5895 domain-containing protein produces MPRTSNTAAFDFDDDKFQAPPSEIMPWCQIVNPRYTDNGMTPFGFAISAENATNAGFTPDENWQHVEYEFGDGEIKDLYLTTTPKVIVVRRGPVCIKYRETGELVGRLGDYYDMFMANKVKFKTFTRHLVFLVGEDKKFLHPHPLRLSVSGAAGASFGSCYRLVRSGETPSGFTVELEKAYASFRNQPYVAKNPLFHAHGIYCPFIEAVEKGMGENTALVATTTDYEHPTASNLIDYLIPSNSKESEIICNAFEEYQNFGQDIPKMEEPPKETTPDDGNAYVYEDEFDYAEPPY; encoded by the coding sequence ATGCCTAGAACGAGCAACACCGCCGCTTTTGACTTTGACGACGATAAATTCCAGGCGCCTCCCTCCGAGATTATGCCGTGGTGTCAAATCGTCAATCCCCGCTACACCGACAACGGTATGACCCCCTTCGGCTTCGCCATCTCCGCCGAAAACGCCACCAACGCCGGATTTACCCCCGATGAGAATTGGCAGCATGTCGAATACGAATTCGGCGACGGCGAAATCAAAGACCTCTACCTCACCACCACCCCTAAAGTGATCGTCGTCCGGCGCGGTCCGGTTTGCATCAAATATCGCGAAACCGGGGAACTCGTCGGACGACTCGGGGACTATTACGACATGTTCATGGCGAACAAAGTCAAATTCAAAACCTTCACCCGTCACCTGGTCTTTCTCGTCGGGGAAGATAAAAAATTCCTGCACCCGCATCCCTTGCGTCTGAGTGTCAGTGGCGCCGCCGGGGCCAGTTTTGGCAGTTGTTATCGCCTGGTGCGTTCCGGCGAAACCCCGAGTGGATTTACCGTCGAACTCGAAAAAGCCTACGCCAGTTTCCGCAACCAACCTTACGTCGCCAAAAATCCCCTATTCCACGCCCACGGGATTTACTGTCCGTTCATCGAAGCGGTGGAAAAAGGCATGGGAGAAAATACCGCCTTAGTCGCCACCACCACGGATTACGAACATCCCACCGCCTCCAATTTGATCGATTATTTAATCCCGTCGAACTCTAAAGAGTCCGAAATTATTTGTAACGCCTTCGAGGAATATCAAAACTTCGGACAAGATATCCCGAAAATGGAAGAACCCCCCAAAGAGACAACCCCCGATGACGGCAACGCCTACGTCTACGAAGACGAATTCGACTATGCGGAACCTCCTTATTAA
- a CDS encoding helix-turn-helix domain-containing protein: protein MNSKRGNNIKKCFGLGIRRRRRELDISQEKLAELSGLHRTYVSGIERGLRNPSLENIEKLAIALKISIADLFNQYVRSNNLDE from the coding sequence TTGAACTCTAAACGTGGAAACAATATAAAAAAGTGCTTTGGTCTGGGAATTAGACGGCGTAGACGAGAGCTAGATATTTCTCAAGAGAAGCTCGCCGAATTATCCGGTCTACACCGCACTTATGTTTCCGGTATAGAAAGAGGACTTCGCAATCCCTCCTTAGAAAATATTGAAAAACTTGCTATTGCTTTAAAAATATCGATCGCAGATCTTTTCAACCAATATGTTCGTTCAAACAACTTAGATGAATAA
- a CDS encoding isochorismate synthase: protein MNVSKAFSEFLQHVSEAVARLFSPSDDRYPMVGVQPFEGEPYKQGRWAD from the coding sequence ATGAATGTCTCTAAAGCTTTTTCAGAATTTCTGCAACATGTTTCCGAAGCCGTCGCCCGCTTGTTCAGTCCCAGTGACGATCGCTATCCGATGGTTGGAGTGCAACCCTTTGAAGGCGAACCGTACAAACAAGGCCGTTGGGCGGATTGA
- a CDS encoding Cfr10I/Bse634I family restriction endonuclease, with product MNNQNWFSDRNNQIQINTIEIYKSLVDRIERKIQNNEQTANIVDWLVSETQRVFQKNYNRIPTQGALNNSIGRWNEFIALTLFTKSVIDYNQKHPDSYVVVFKLPNTKISRQNLTPSKFLQLFHKQEFEKQGKLAKLSPFKEKIFFPSPDFIIVNLDGQSHLLLGNNYKSELTQLLQQQSREPNENKIFPFLQGKMLASHLKSAISLKTSNRPDRRYQPLFEAAMIKAMSSATHQQWRYYMVASEFTETDQILFEKAIAPHGIAIQKESKFVDNIYLNLNKNNFHGLIDDSMS from the coding sequence ATGAATAATCAAAACTGGTTTTCGGATCGTAATAATCAAATCCAAATTAATACCATAGAGATTTATAAAAGCTTAGTCGATCGAATTGAACGTAAAATACAAAATAACGAACAAACCGCAAATATTGTAGATTGGCTAGTCTCTGAAACACAACGAGTTTTCCAAAAAAATTATAATAGAATTCCAACTCAAGGGGCTTTGAACAACTCAATTGGAAGATGGAATGAGTTTATTGCTCTAACTTTATTTACAAAAAGTGTAATTGACTACAATCAAAAACATCCAGACTCTTATGTTGTTGTTTTTAAATTACCTAATACAAAAATTAGCAGACAAAATTTAACTCCCTCAAAATTTTTACAGCTTTTCCATAAACAGGAGTTTGAAAAGCAGGGAAAACTTGCAAAATTGTCACCATTTAAAGAAAAAATATTTTTTCCCAGTCCAGATTTTATAATTGTTAATTTAGACGGACAGTCCCACCTTTTATTAGGGAATAATTATAAATCAGAACTTACACAACTGTTACAACAACAGTCTCGGGAACCAAATGAAAATAAAATATTTCCTTTTTTACAAGGTAAAATGTTAGCCAGTCACCTGAAATCTGCTATTTCTTTAAAGACATCTAACCGTCCGGACCGACGATATCAACCCTTGTTTGAAGCTGCCATGATTAAGGCAATGAGTTCTGCTACTCATCAACAGTGGCGTTACTATATGGTTGCTAGCGAATTTACTGAAACCGATCAAATCTTATTTGAAAAAGCGATAGCACCTCATGGTATTGCCATTCAAAAAGAGTCTAAGTTTGTAGATAATATCTATTTGAATTTAAACAAAAATAATTTCCATGGACTAATTGACGATTCTATGAGCTAA
- a CDS encoding NUDIX hydrolase yields the protein MSGRELKKTIVETAGPPDFKVGVDNAIFSVDTAQNRLLVLLVMRQHEPFLGQWSLPGTLVRHSESLEDAAYRILAEKIRVNNLYLEQLYTFGDLGRDPRESPDSYGVRYLSVSYFALVRFEEAELVGSGVRGIAWYPLEEVPQLAFDHNKILQYGHRRLRNKLEYSPIAFEVLPELFSLSDLYQLYTTVLGENFADYSNFRARILKLGFLADTGLKVSRGAGRPATLYRFDAEAFAPLKDKPLVFI from the coding sequence ATGTCAGGACGCGAGCTAAAAAAAACGATCGTCGAAACCGCCGGACCCCCCGATTTTAAAGTTGGCGTCGATAACGCAATCTTCTCCGTGGATACCGCCCAAAACCGCCTGCTGGTCCTGTTGGTCATGCGCCAACACGAACCCTTTCTCGGTCAGTGGAGCTTACCCGGAACCTTAGTGCGCCATAGCGAATCCCTCGAAGACGCCGCCTATCGCATTCTCGCCGAGAAAATTCGGGTCAACAATCTCTATCTCGAACAGTTGTATACCTTCGGCGACCTCGGACGCGACCCTCGCGAGTCCCCCGACAGTTACGGCGTGCGCTATTTGTCCGTCAGTTACTTCGCCTTAGTCCGCTTTGAAGAAGCGGAACTCGTCGGAAGTGGCGTGCGCGGGATTGCCTGGTATCCCTTAGAAGAAGTCCCGCAACTCGCCTTCGATCATAATAAGATCCTCCAATACGGTCATCGTCGGTTGAGAAACAAGCTCGAATACAGTCCGATCGCCTTTGAAGTGCTACCCGAACTGTTTTCTTTGAGCGATCTTTACCAACTTTACACGACTGTTTTGGGAGAAAACTTCGCCGACTATTCCAATTTTCGCGCCCGGATTCTCAAACTCGGTTTTCTCGCCGATACGGGCTTGAAAGTCTCTCGCGGTGCCGGACGTCCCGCCACTTTGTACCGTTTCGACGCCGAAGCTTTCGCCCCGTTAAAAGATAAACCGTTGGTGTTTATTTAG
- a CDS encoding NAD+ synthase yields the protein MKIAIAQLNPTIGDLTGNAQRILNRAYKAADAGVRLLLTPELSLCGYPPRDLLLRPSFIEAMSDQLHELARQLPPNIAVLVGTVDPNPGNAIDGGKPLFNSIALLDNRQVCQFFHKRLLPTYDVFDEHRYFEPASNSNFFTLDGSSIKIGVTICEDLWNDEEFWGKRSYSCNPIADLVQAKVDLIVNLSASPYTVGKQELREAMLRHSALRYQIPIIYTNQIGGNDDLIFDGSSVAFSRSGELLCRAKAFAKDGVALHFNETNKDLEAIAPSDGLHTAIEPLKSKNEAIWSALVLGVHDYARKCGFGKVVIGLSGGIDSSLVAAIATAALGAENVLGILMPSPHSSPHSIADAVDLAKNLGIQTHQLPIAEMMETYDRSLSELFAGMSPDVTEENLQSRIRGNLLMAIANKFGHLLLSTGNKSEMAVGYCTLYGDMNGGLAVISDVPKTRVYAICKWLNEREKQAGRGEMIPGNVLIKPPSAELKPDQKDEDSLPPYEILDDILYRAIENHESPVEIVAAGHDPATVERVVQLLTRAEFKRRQAPPGLKVTDRAFGTGWRMPIAARLRHIVKNPQEHKSPVTLHAAP from the coding sequence ATGAAGATCGCGATCGCCCAACTCAATCCCACCATCGGCGACTTGACCGGAAACGCCCAACGTATCCTCAATCGCGCCTACAAGGCGGCGGATGCTGGCGTGCGTCTCTTACTGACCCCCGAATTGTCCCTGTGTGGCTATCCCCCGCGCGATTTACTCCTGCGTCCGAGTTTCATCGAGGCGATGTCCGACCAACTGCACGAATTGGCGCGCCAGTTACCCCCAAATATTGCGGTATTGGTCGGAACGGTCGATCCCAATCCCGGTAATGCGATCGATGGGGGTAAACCTTTATTTAATAGCATTGCCTTACTCGACAATCGCCAAGTTTGCCAGTTTTTTCACAAGCGATTGCTACCGACTTACGACGTTTTCGACGAACACCGTTATTTTGAACCGGCTTCCAACAGTAATTTTTTTACTCTGGACGGATCCTCGATCAAAATTGGCGTGACGATTTGCGAGGATTTGTGGAACGATGAGGAATTTTGGGGCAAGCGATCGTATTCGTGCAATCCGATCGCCGATCTGGTGCAAGCGAAGGTCGATTTAATTGTCAATTTATCCGCTTCTCCTTATACAGTTGGCAAACAAGAATTGCGCGAGGCGATGTTGCGTCATAGTGCTTTAAGGTATCAAATTCCGATTATTTATACCAATCAAATTGGCGGCAATGACGATTTAATTTTTGACGGATCGAGTGTGGCGTTTTCTCGGTCTGGCGAGTTGCTATGTCGCGCCAAAGCATTTGCTAAAGATGGCGTCGCCCTACATTTTAACGAAACAAACAAAGATCTCGAAGCGATCGCCCCTTCCGACGGGTTACATACGGCGATCGAACCGCTAAAAAGTAAAAATGAGGCGATTTGGTCCGCATTAGTTTTAGGCGTCCACGATTACGCCCGGAAATGCGGTTTTGGGAAAGTAGTTATCGGTTTGAGTGGCGGCATCGATTCGTCCCTGGTCGCGGCGATCGCCACTGCAGCTTTAGGGGCCGAGAATGTCTTGGGAATTTTGATGCCGTCGCCGCATAGTTCGCCACATTCGATCGCCGACGCCGTAGATTTAGCGAAGAATTTGGGCATTCAGACTCACCAACTGCCGATCGCCGAGATGATGGAAACTTACGATCGCAGTTTGAGTGAATTATTCGCCGGAATGAGTCCGGATGTGACCGAGGAAAACTTACAGTCTCGCATTCGCGGTAATTTGTTAATGGCGATCGCTAATAAATTCGGTCATTTGTTATTGTCTACGGGGAATAAATCGGAAATGGCCGTGGGGTATTGCACCCTTTACGGCGATATGAATGGCGGTTTGGCCGTGATTTCTGACGTTCCGAAAACCCGAGTTTATGCGATTTGTAAATGGCTAAACGAGCGAGAGAAACAAGCGGGTCGAGGCGAAATGATTCCCGGGAATGTATTAATTAAACCTCCGAGTGCGGAGCTCAAACCGGATCAAAAAGACGAAGATTCTTTACCGCCTTACGAGATTCTCGACGATATCCTCTACCGCGCGATCGAGAATCACGAATCCCCGGTCGAGATCGTCGCCGCCGGACACGACCCCGCCACCGTCGAACGAGTGGTGCAACTGCTGACCCGCGCCGAATTCAAGCGGCGACAAGCGCCACCGGGGTTGAAAGTGACCGATCGCGCCTTCGGAACCGGATGGCGAATGCCGATCGCCGCACGTTTGCGCCACATTGTCAAAAATCCCCAAGAGCATAAAAGTCCGGTGACCTTGCACGCCGCACCTTAA
- a CDS encoding nicotinate-nucleotide adenylyltransferase, translating to MTKIALFGTSADPPTTGHQKILAWLSEHFDWVAVWASDNPFKSHQTPLEHRATMLRLTIQEIASPRHNIALDMELSHGRTLETVKVARQKWPDAQLFLSIGSDLIAQLPQWYRVEALLQQVDLLVVPRPGYAIDPAGLQQLRDLGATVSVADLGAPAVSSTAYRERQQSEALTAAIEAYIHREKLYACQDAS from the coding sequence ATGACTAAAATTGCCTTATTTGGAACCAGCGCCGATCCGCCGACCACCGGACATCAAAAAATACTCGCTTGGCTGTCGGAACACTTCGACTGGGTAGCCGTGTGGGCCTCCGACAACCCCTTTAAATCCCACCAAACTCCCCTCGAACATCGGGCAACCATGTTACGCTTGACCATTCAGGAAATCGCGTCACCGCGCCATAACATCGCCCTCGATATGGAACTGAGCCACGGTCGAACCCTCGAAACCGTCAAAGTCGCCCGCCAAAAATGGCCCGACGCCCAACTCTTCCTCAGTATCGGTTCCGACCTGATCGCCCAACTGCCCCAATGGTATCGCGTCGAAGCCTTGCTACAGCAAGTCGATTTACTCGTCGTTCCCCGACCGGGATATGCGATCGATCCCGCCGGATTGCAACAGTTGCGCGACCTCGGCGCCACCGTCAGCGTGGCGGATTTAGGCGCCCCCGCAGTTTCCTCCACCGCCTATCGAGAACGACAGCAAAGTGAAGCGCTCACTGCCGCGATCGAGGCATACATCCATCGAGAAAAATTATACGCATGTCAGGACGCGAGCTAA
- a CDS encoding isochorismate synthase, whose protein sequence is MNLSELLSKFMQSVSEAAARIFRPSDDSYPESGVQPFEGEPYHGDGEER, encoded by the coding sequence ATGAACCTCTCAGAGTTGCTTTCCAAATTTATGCAGTCCGTTTCCGAAGCTGCCGCCCGAATCTTCAGACCCAGCGACGATTCTTATCCTGAAAGCGGCGTCCAACCGTTTGAAGGCGAACCCTACCACGGCGACGGTGAGGAAAGGTAA